In the genome of Saccharomonospora viridis DSM 43017, one region contains:
- a CDS encoding LutC/YkgG family protein: MASAKEEILARIRAVSRPEPSPVPRDYEQTRAVVDPVGLFVERVAHYKATVHRVDTEGLSTRIRTCLTERGVETMVVPVDLPPGWRVDGVRWLADDPPLELSEVDAVDGVLTGCAVAIAETGTIVLDAGVAQGRRMLTLVPDYHLCVVRAEQIEVSVPEALRRLDPERPLTFVSGPSATSDIELDRVEGVHGPRTLEVLVVDD, from the coding sequence GTGGCTAGTGCGAAAGAGGAGATCCTGGCGCGGATCCGCGCGGTGTCACGGCCCGAACCGTCGCCGGTGCCGAGGGACTACGAGCAGACCCGCGCCGTGGTCGACCCCGTGGGGCTGTTCGTCGAACGCGTGGCCCACTACAAGGCCACCGTCCACCGGGTGGACACCGAGGGACTTTCCACGCGGATTCGGACATGCCTGACCGAGCGAGGAGTGGAGACGATGGTGGTTCCCGTCGACCTGCCCCCGGGTTGGCGGGTGGACGGAGTGCGGTGGCTTGCGGACGACCCGCCCCTGGAATTGTCTGAAGTAGATGCCGTTGACGGGGTGTTGACCGGGTGCGCCGTCGCCATCGCCGAAACCGGGACCATCGTGCTCGACGCGGGTGTGGCACAGGGCAGGCGCATGCTCACCCTGGTGCCGGACTACCACCTGTGCGTGGTGCGTGCCGAGCAGATCGAGGTGAGTGTTCCGGAGGCCCTGCGGAGGCTGGACCCCGAACGTCCGCTGACCTTCGTCAGCGGCCCCTCGGCCACCAGCGACATCGAGCTCGACCGGGTGGAAGGCGTACACGGACCCCGAACGCTCGAGGTGCTGGTGGTCGACGACTGA